A stretch of Vibrio maritimus DNA encodes these proteins:
- a CDS encoding OmpA family protein: MDLVNWQAKQGEFECRLEHNLPNNMGKFYFHAEPNNPLSAVLYLPNQPIQHAQLFQLTAPWHSPAQHSVVDEAAKTTKGYAIFDVGIESLLAAVTKGAWVRVSAMSDEHTHSDAYVLPSTRIESAFVSFNACRVALPEMNYQQARDVVLNFEFGQRVVSGDQRRTLASLVSYINADQAVSRVLIDGHTDNVGSTTSNLQMSRVRADDVASTLIELGAPKSLVEVRAHGARYPVSSNETEFGQAKNRRVTVRVVRHTSSNSASSTDTKTEVQ, encoded by the coding sequence ATGGATTTAGTTAATTGGCAGGCAAAGCAAGGTGAATTTGAGTGTCGTCTTGAACATAATTTGCCAAATAACATGGGGAAGTTTTACTTCCACGCGGAACCAAATAATCCGCTTTCCGCCGTTCTATATTTACCCAACCAACCTATTCAACATGCGCAGCTGTTTCAATTAACGGCACCATGGCATTCTCCTGCGCAGCACAGCGTCGTCGATGAAGCGGCTAAAACCACCAAAGGCTACGCCATTTTTGATGTCGGCATTGAATCATTGCTTGCAGCCGTGACCAAAGGTGCCTGGGTAAGAGTCAGTGCCATGTCTGATGAGCACACGCACAGTGACGCCTATGTTTTGCCTTCTACACGAATTGAATCGGCTTTTGTCTCGTTTAATGCCTGTCGTGTCGCCTTACCTGAAATGAACTACCAACAAGCACGCGATGTGGTACTGAACTTTGAGTTTGGTCAGCGCGTGGTCTCCGGCGATCAGAGGCGCACCTTGGCTTCCTTGGTGAGCTATATCAACGCAGATCAAGCGGTATCTCGAGTGTTAATTGATGGCCATACCGACAACGTAGGTTCAACCACAAGCAACCTGCAGATGTCGCGAGTTCGAGCAGATGATGTTGCCAGTACCTTGATTGAGTTAGGCGCACCAAAATCTTTGGTTGAGGTGCGTGCCCATGGCGCTCGTTACCCAGTGAGCAGCAATGAAACCGAATTTGGTCAAGCGAAAAACCGTCGTGTCACCGTGAGAGTGGTGAGACACACATCTTCAAATTCAGCGTCTTCAACGGATACGAAGACAGAGGTGCAATAA